A stretch of Bifidobacterium sp. ESL0704 DNA encodes these proteins:
- the topA gene encoding type I DNA topoisomerase: MATGKKLVIVESPTKAKKIGGYLGKDYTVMASVGHIRDLAQPSQVPASKKEKFGRFGVDVDNGFEPYYIVGPEKKKTVAQLKSALKDANELYLATDEDREGEAIAWHLVQTLKPKVPVHRMVFHEITPTAIKAAVGKTRDVDANMVDAQETRRVLDRLYGYELSPVLWRKVGPGLSAGRVQSVATRLIVERERERMAFVRSPYWDVIAELSAPDAQGEYVDFESRMVSLGGSRLANSRDFTTTGELTAAAQKDGVCQLDETQTKAIAAALEHAPFTVVSMESKPYHRRPVPPFTTSTMQQAAGNRLSMSSRQTMRAAQGLYENGFITYMRTDSVTLSQEAIAAARQSVAEHFGSEYLSDKPKQYATKTAGAQEAHECIRPAGSTFHDPSELAAKVPPDQLKLYTLIWQRTLASQMADATGFTATVRLSAPAGERGEAIFQASGTVIEFPGFLKASGWPRRSSGSSSTSASGASSAATAKAKTSKASGKSDKSEENAALPPMKTGEVLNATSVTADGHETQPPARYTEASLVKTLEAKEIGRPSTYASIISTIIDRGYVYERGRALIPSWLAFAVTKLLETNFPKYVDYQFTADMENGLDKIAQGKETSKEWLTRFYFGDGKGTAKSQDEAHEGLQQQVAQLGDIDARAINTIEIGDGLQVRVGRYGPYLEDTKNLDAEGNSKRASIPETMAPDELTVESGHELIKNNAGGPRVLGRDPATGGTVEVRTGRFGPYVALISPEAEAEMKAEHEAKAAAAKAAKAGDAADSADGKGSKISKPAAKTRAKKTAKSAVAKPKMASLFKTMSPDTVTLADALKLLSLPREVGTYDETDAKTGETSEAVVTASNGRYGPYLTKKGADGKSETRSLGSEEELFTVDLEKAKELFAQPKYGRGRGRGAAKPPLRELGADPENGKNVTIKDGFYGAYITDGETNRTLPKQYTPESIDPATAFQLLSEKRAAGPSKRRGRRKTATRKTTSKAKASAKKSTRTTTRKTTTRKTSAKKTATRKTPAKK; this comes from the coding sequence ATGGCGACTGGTAAGAAACTTGTCATCGTGGAATCCCCGACCAAAGCGAAGAAAATCGGCGGATATCTAGGCAAGGACTATACGGTCATGGCTTCCGTCGGCCATATTCGCGATCTGGCGCAACCCAGCCAGGTGCCGGCCAGCAAGAAAGAGAAATTCGGACGTTTCGGCGTGGACGTCGACAACGGTTTCGAGCCGTATTACATTGTGGGGCCAGAAAAAAAGAAAACCGTCGCGCAGCTCAAAAGCGCGCTGAAGGATGCCAATGAACTCTACCTGGCGACTGATGAGGACCGCGAGGGTGAGGCCATCGCTTGGCACCTGGTGCAGACGCTCAAGCCCAAGGTGCCGGTGCATCGCATGGTTTTCCACGAGATCACCCCCACCGCCATCAAGGCAGCCGTGGGCAAGACGCGCGACGTCGATGCGAATATGGTCGACGCCCAGGAGACGCGTCGCGTGCTCGACAGGCTTTACGGCTACGAGCTTTCGCCGGTGCTGTGGCGCAAGGTCGGCCCGGGGCTTTCGGCAGGGCGCGTGCAGTCTGTGGCCACGCGTCTGATCGTCGAGCGCGAACGGGAACGTATGGCGTTCGTGCGCTCGCCGTATTGGGACGTCATCGCTGAGCTTTCCGCTCCTGACGCGCAGGGTGAGTATGTCGATTTCGAATCGCGTATGGTCTCGCTGGGCGGTTCCCGCTTGGCTAATTCCCGCGATTTCACCACTACCGGTGAGCTGACCGCTGCCGCGCAAAAGGATGGTGTCTGCCAGCTTGATGAGACACAGACCAAGGCCATCGCGGCTGCGCTCGAGCATGCGCCGTTCACCGTGGTGTCGATGGAATCCAAGCCGTATCACCGTCGTCCGGTGCCGCCGTTCACCACCTCAACCATGCAGCAGGCCGCCGGCAACCGGCTTTCGATGAGCTCGCGTCAGACCATGAGGGCTGCGCAGGGACTCTACGAAAACGGCTTTATCACTTATATGCGTACCGATTCGGTGACGCTTTCGCAGGAGGCCATCGCCGCCGCCCGCCAGTCGGTCGCCGAGCATTTCGGCTCCGAGTATCTTTCGGACAAACCCAAGCAGTACGCCACCAAGACGGCCGGTGCGCAGGAAGCGCACGAATGCATCCGTCCCGCAGGTTCGACGTTCCATGATCCGTCCGAACTGGCCGCCAAGGTGCCGCCGGACCAGCTGAAGCTTTATACGTTGATCTGGCAGCGCACGCTTGCCTCGCAGATGGCCGATGCCACCGGTTTCACCGCCACCGTGCGGCTTTCCGCACCTGCCGGTGAGCGCGGTGAAGCGATTTTCCAGGCTTCCGGCACCGTCATCGAATTCCCTGGATTCCTTAAGGCCTCCGGCTGGCCGCGTCGTTCTTCGGGATCGTCGTCGACTTCCGCTTCTGGCGCTTCGTCTGCTGCCACGGCGAAAGCCAAGACTTCCAAGGCTTCCGGCAAATCGGACAAGTCCGAAGAGAACGCGGCGCTGCCGCCGATGAAGACCGGTGAGGTGCTCAACGCCACGTCGGTGACCGCCGATGGCCACGAGACTCAGCCCCCTGCCCGCTATACCGAGGCATCGCTGGTCAAGACGCTCGAGGCCAAGGAGATCGGCCGTCCGTCAACGTATGCCAGCATCATCTCTACCATCATCGACCGCGGCTACGTCTACGAGCGCGGCCGCGCGCTGATTCCCTCTTGGCTGGCTTTTGCGGTGACCAAGCTGCTTGAAACGAATTTCCCGAAGTATGTGGACTATCAGTTCACCGCCGATATGGAAAACGGGCTTGACAAGATCGCCCAAGGCAAGGAAACCAGCAAGGAATGGCTTACCCGTTTCTATTTCGGTGACGGCAAGGGTACGGCGAAATCGCAGGACGAGGCGCATGAGGGCCTGCAACAGCAGGTCGCGCAGCTCGGCGACATCGACGCGCGCGCCATCAACACTATCGAGATCGGTGACGGCCTGCAGGTGCGCGTCGGACGTTACGGCCCCTATCTCGAGGATACGAAGAATCTGGACGCTGAGGGCAATTCCAAACGTGCCTCGATTCCGGAAACGATGGCTCCTGACGAGCTGACCGTCGAGTCCGGCCACGAGCTCATCAAGAACAATGCCGGTGGGCCGCGCGTGCTCGGGCGTGACCCCGCGACCGGCGGCACTGTTGAAGTTCGTACCGGTCGGTTCGGACCGTATGTCGCGCTGATTTCGCCGGAGGCCGAGGCGGAGATGAAGGCCGAACACGAGGCCAAGGCTGCTGCGGCGAAGGCTGCAAAGGCCGGGGATGCCGCTGATTCCGCCGATGGCAAGGGTTCCAAGATATCCAAGCCCGCTGCCAAGACCCGCGCCAAGAAGACCGCCAAGTCCGCGGTTGCCAAGCCCAAGATGGCGTCACTATTCAAGACGATGAGCCCTGATACGGTCACGCTCGCCGATGCTTTGAAGCTGTTGAGCCTGCCGCGCGAAGTCGGCACATACGACGAGACCGATGCCAAAACCGGCGAGACCAGCGAGGCCGTGGTCACCGCGTCCAACGGGCGTTACGGCCCGTACCTCACTAAGAAGGGCGCGGACGGCAAATCCGAGACGCGTTCGCTCGGCAGCGAAGAGGAGCTGTTCACCGTCGACCTGGAGAAGGCCAAGGAACTGTTCGCCCAGCCCAAATATGGCCGCGGGCGTGGCAGGGGAGCGGCAAAACCGCCGCTGCGCGAGCTTGGCGCCGACCCGGAAAACGGCAAGAACGTGACCATCAAGGACGGTTTCTACGGCGCCTACATCACCGACGGCGAGACCAATCGCACGCTTCCCAAGCAGTACACCCCGGAGTCCATCGACCCGGCCACTGCCTTCCAGCTGTTGAGCGAGAAGCGCGCGGCCGGTCCGTCCAAGCGCCGTGGTCGTCGCAAGACAGCGACGCGTAAGACGACGAGCAAGGCCAAGGCCAGCGCCAAGAAATCGACCAGGACCACGACGCGTAAAACGACCACGCGCAAGACGAGCGCCAAGAAAACCGCGACCCGTAAAACGCCCGCAAAGAAGTAG
- a CDS encoding DUF4160 domain-containing protein: MTEKFIIKGYEISFNVHDGDHGVHVHVSQGCDRDMAKFVLGADGDVVLARNRGKIPPKILKKIRNDLARRYVFIVGAWDRTFGDHYFDR, encoded by the coding sequence ATGACTGAAAAATTTATTATTAAAGGTTACGAGATTTCATTCAACGTTCACGATGGAGACCACGGGGTTCATGTGCATGTTTCGCAAGGGTGCGACAGGGATATGGCGAAGTTTGTGCTGGGCGCAGACGGCGATGTGGTGCTGGCGCGCAATAGGGGAAAGATTCCGCCGAAAATCCTGAAGAAGATTCGTAATGATTTGGCCCGAAGGTATGTGTTTATCGTCGGCGCTTGGGACAGAACGTTCGGAGACCATTATTTTGATCGATGA
- the tmk gene encoding dTMP kinase, with translation MSGVFISFEGVDGVGKTTQVERLKHYVEELGREVVVTREPGGTELGVALRQLLLHGGDIAPRTEALLFAADRAQHVAEIIRPALARGAVVISDRYIDSSLAYQAGGRELTQEEVRKLSLWATNNLLPERTYLLDMDPAVSHDRLEHSEDRMESAGDGFQQRTRQAFLDLAVAERSRFKVIDAAKPIDEVWRQIQADADNLLTDWSCGL, from the coding sequence ATGAGCGGGGTGTTTATTTCGTTTGAGGGCGTCGACGGGGTGGGTAAAACCACGCAGGTCGAGCGACTGAAGCACTATGTCGAGGAGCTGGGGCGCGAGGTTGTGGTCACCCGTGAGCCGGGAGGTACCGAGTTGGGGGTCGCTTTGCGACAGCTGTTGCTGCATGGCGGCGATATCGCACCGCGTACCGAGGCGCTGCTGTTCGCTGCCGACCGTGCCCAGCATGTGGCCGAAATCATCCGACCGGCACTCGCTCGTGGGGCCGTGGTCATTTCCGACCGCTATATCGATTCGTCGCTGGCCTATCAGGCAGGTGGACGGGAGCTGACGCAAGAGGAAGTGCGCAAGCTGAGTCTGTGGGCGACGAACAACCTGCTGCCGGAACGCACCTATCTGCTGGATATGGATCCTGCGGTTTCGCACGACCGTCTTGAGCACAGCGAAGATCGCATGGAATCGGCCGGCGACGGGTTTCAGCAGCGCACGCGTCAGGCATTCCTTGATCTGGCGGTGGCCGAGCGCTCGCGTTTCAAGGTCATTGACGCGGCAAAGCCGATTGATGAGGTATGGCGGCAGATTCAGGCTGATGCCGATAATCTGCTGACGGATTGGTCGTGTGGCCTATAG
- a CDS encoding DNA polymerase III subunit delta', whose amino-acid sequence MSVWDSIVGQEQVVGQLRVVASGDPRAIAQSWLICGPPGSGRSNVARAFAAALESPSHGLSDEPERSDEQVLAGTHPDVTILATNKVTIGIDEVRDLIETSEQTPSVAPWRIIIIEDVDRMLERTTNVLLKEIEEPSPHTIWLLCAPSAEDVLPTIRSRTRVINLAVPTTESVAKFLETDAHIEPKLAAQCARLAEGHIGVAKLYATNERVRSDRAELVSGVLNMSKASDAVLLAGQLIDNAKAQAQNDVEEKAGEQEAEFRRVNGLGEKDRIPPQLRGAFNQIGKKADIKRRATRRSRDVLDRDLNTVASIYRDVSVIQNNAVESAGLINKEKRSSLVNLAERLTRQGVVDRLEAISVARRRLNGNGNQTLLFEALLCALLA is encoded by the coding sequence ATGAGCGTATGGGACTCGATCGTCGGCCAGGAGCAAGTGGTTGGGCAGCTGCGTGTCGTCGCGTCAGGCGATCCCAGGGCCATCGCCCAGTCGTGGCTGATTTGCGGCCCTCCCGGATCCGGCCGTTCCAACGTGGCGCGTGCGTTTGCGGCTGCTCTAGAAAGCCCAAGCCATGGACTGAGTGACGAACCGGAACGTTCCGACGAGCAGGTGTTGGCCGGAACGCATCCTGACGTAACCATATTGGCAACCAACAAGGTGACCATCGGCATCGACGAGGTCCGCGACCTGATTGAGACCTCCGAACAGACCCCGAGCGTCGCACCTTGGCGGATCATCATCATCGAAGATGTCGATCGCATGCTCGAACGCACCACCAACGTGCTCTTGAAGGAAATCGAGGAGCCGAGCCCCCACACCATCTGGCTGTTGTGCGCACCAAGCGCGGAAGACGTACTGCCGACCATCCGTTCGCGCACGCGCGTCATCAATCTTGCGGTGCCGACGACTGAATCGGTGGCGAAATTCTTGGAAACCGACGCGCATATCGAGCCCAAACTGGCCGCACAATGTGCACGTCTGGCCGAAGGGCATATCGGCGTGGCCAAGCTCTACGCCACCAACGAGCGCGTGCGCAGCGATCGAGCCGAACTGGTTTCCGGCGTGCTCAATATGAGCAAGGCATCGGACGCCGTGCTGCTCGCCGGCCAACTCATCGACAATGCCAAGGCCCAGGCGCAAAACGACGTCGAGGAAAAGGCGGGGGAGCAGGAAGCCGAGTTTCGACGCGTCAATGGCTTGGGCGAGAAGGACCGGATTCCGCCGCAACTTCGCGGTGCCTTCAACCAGATCGGCAAAAAGGCCGACATCAAGCGTCGGGCCACTAGGCGCAGCAGAGACGTACTCGACCGTGACCTCAACACGGTAGCCAGTATTTATCGTGATGTCTCCGTGATCCAAAACAACGCGGTCGAGTCGGCCGGGCTTATCAACAAGGAAAAGCGTTCGTCCCTGGTCAACCTCGCCGAGCGCCTGACACGGCAGGGTGTGGTTGATCGCCTCGAAGCCATATCGGTGGCCCGTCGCCGTCTCAACGGCAACGGCAACCAGACCCTGCTCTTCGAGGCCCTGCTTTGCGCGTTGCTGGCGTGA
- a CDS encoding YbhB/YbcL family Raf kinase inhibitor-like protein: MKISADFTTIPDDFTGAAAPENKVDGTPIVSFPFYIDELREGMQYLHWQVTDPDSIPVCGFEWIHWSAANVPVDALMFDFNDSHALQIPPDFSRTLPVMIPEATQGRTSAASKFVGSDNPAVTMRYNGPTPPDKPHGYILHVWATPEPLPDMRQGFWLNDLYHKILDYGGPIDDAEITLIGNPTK; the protein is encoded by the coding sequence ATGAAGATTTCAGCAGATTTTACGACCATTCCCGATGATTTCACCGGGGCGGCGGCGCCGGAAAACAAAGTCGACGGCACGCCGATCGTTTCGTTCCCCTTCTACATCGACGAGTTGCGCGAGGGTATGCAATACCTGCATTGGCAGGTAACCGATCCGGATTCGATTCCGGTCTGCGGTTTCGAATGGATTCACTGGTCGGCGGCCAATGTGCCGGTCGATGCATTGATGTTCGACTTCAATGATTCCCACGCATTGCAGATCCCGCCGGACTTCTCACGCACGCTTCCGGTGATGATTCCGGAGGCAACGCAGGGACGGACCAGCGCGGCCAGCAAATTCGTCGGTTCCGATAATCCTGCGGTCACTATGCGCTACAACGGTCCGACGCCGCCCGACAAGCCTCACGGCTACATTCTGCACGTCTGGGCCACACCTGAACCGTTGCCGGATATGCGGCAGGGCTTCTGGCTCAACGACTTGTACCATAAGATTCTTGATTATGGCGGTCCTATCGATGACGCCGAGATTACGCTTATCGGCAATCCGACGAAATAA
- a CDS encoding C69 family dipeptidase: MACTTILVGKDASYDGSTIIARNEDSANGEFNPKRFVVIKPEDQPRHYRSVLSHVEVELPSNPMQYTSMPNADTKDGIWGEAGVNEANVAMSATETLTTNERVLGADPFVELAKAQGKEGEDGYVPEVAGGIGEEDFLTIVLPYIKTAREGVKRLGSLLEQYGTYEMNGVAFSDSNEIWWLETVGGHHWIAKRVPDEAYVTMPNQLGIDEFDLEDALGEQENCMCSADLNEFIEANHLDLAVEATTPFNPRDAFGSHSDSDHVYNTPRAWFMQRFLNPYDEVWDGPEADHTPESDDIPWARQPERKVTIEDVKYVLSSHYQGTPYDPYGHRGDEHTRHMYRTIGINRQSQLSVIQIRPYRPQSDRAIQWISYGSNPFNALVPFYPNVDTTPAYLEATTTRVTSENFYWANRIIAALCDSAFAKTANAIERYQELTGGMAHRMVAATDEQVAKLGGDKEATAESMAQAELNAGNPDGDVEPMEPDQVIAATRNAEVREILRAANQSMADQIKKETDSLLDTVLYTVSMGMSNGFDRSDN; this comes from the coding sequence ATGGCATGCACCACCATTCTGGTCGGCAAGGATGCGAGCTATGACGGCTCGACCATCATCGCCCGCAACGAGGATTCGGCGAACGGGGAGTTCAACCCCAAGCGTTTCGTCGTCATCAAGCCCGAGGACCAGCCGCGCCATTACCGCAGCGTGCTGAGCCACGTCGAGGTCGAGCTTCCCAGCAACCCGATGCAATATACCTCCATGCCCAACGCCGACACCAAGGACGGCATCTGGGGCGAGGCCGGCGTCAACGAGGCGAATGTGGCCATGAGCGCCACCGAGACGCTGACCACCAACGAACGCGTGCTGGGCGCCGACCCGTTCGTAGAACTTGCCAAAGCCCAAGGCAAGGAGGGCGAAGACGGCTACGTGCCCGAAGTCGCCGGCGGCATCGGCGAAGAGGACTTCCTTACCATCGTCCTGCCCTATATCAAGACCGCCCGCGAAGGCGTCAAACGCTTGGGCTCCCTGCTTGAGCAGTATGGCACTTACGAGATGAACGGCGTCGCCTTCAGCGATTCCAACGAGATTTGGTGGCTTGAGACCGTAGGCGGCCACCATTGGATCGCCAAGCGTGTGCCGGACGAGGCCTACGTCACCATGCCGAACCAGCTGGGCATCGACGAATTCGATCTTGAGGATGCCTTGGGCGAGCAGGAGAACTGCATGTGCTCGGCCGACCTGAACGAGTTCATCGAGGCCAATCATCTTGACCTCGCCGTCGAGGCCACCACGCCGTTCAACCCGCGCGACGCCTTCGGCTCGCACTCCGATTCCGACCACGTCTACAACACCCCGCGCGCCTGGTTCATGCAGCGTTTCCTCAACCCCTACGACGAGGTCTGGGACGGGCCCGAGGCCGACCATACCCCGGAGTCCGATGACATTCCGTGGGCGCGCCAGCCGGAGCGCAAGGTCACTATCGAGGACGTCAAGTACGTGCTGAGTTCGCACTATCAGGGCACGCCTTACGATCCGTATGGCCACCGCGGCGACGAGCACACCCGCCACATGTACCGCACCATCGGCATCAACCGCCAGTCGCAGCTTTCGGTGATCCAGATTCGTCCGTACCGCCCGCAGTCCGACCGCGCCATCCAGTGGATTTCCTACGGTTCCAATCCGTTCAACGCGCTGGTGCCGTTCTATCCGAACGTCGACACCACGCCGGCCTATCTTGAGGCCACCACCACCCGCGTGACCAGTGAGAACTTCTACTGGGCCAACCGCATCATCGCGGCGCTTTGCGATTCCGCGTTCGCCAAGACCGCCAACGCCATCGAGCGCTATCAGGAGCTGACCGGCGGCATGGCGCATCGCATGGTTGCCGCCACCGACGAGCAGGTCGCTAAGCTCGGCGGAGACAAGGAGGCCACTGCCGAATCGATGGCCCAGGCCGAACTCAACGCCGGCAATCCGGACGGTGACGTCGAACCGATGGAGCCCGACCAGGTCATCGCCGCCACCCGCAACGCCGAGGTGCGCGAGATCCTGCGCGCCGCCAACCAGTCGATGGCCGACCAGATTAAGAAGGAGACCGATTCGCTTCTGGATACGGTGCTCTACACGGTCTCGATGGGCATGTCCAACGGCTTCGACCGTTCCGACAACTGA
- a CDS encoding formate--tetrahydrofolate ligase, with translation MALIDQFTTQYGLVQKIDAFGYLDYLENHADEPRKRGQVILVTADTPLKASRGEGKTTTTIALIDALRARGIDATAVLRQPSMGITAAGSKGGASGGGKSSLSHPELIDWGLCGEMAAIENAQNLLVSFAEKAVDEGRIDTILVPRVSEVPSRSLRQITVDRNKGNVPERVVLTPTCELMQIVVLSHSMDEIAERVSKMVAGTKEGSPVTFGEFIDLWRITGILADAVKPAKTETVNGSPVYVHCGPFANVSLGIPSLISVEMACALHDVVVVEAGYGADAGAQKWLDIACREYGAQWPAAAVVVTRASTWRDDPKLAWRYPFHVHRLESLGIPTFPLVNLWDGEDDQIASLRDTAKSLDFREPIIGNLFRDGGEALAPQLDAFVGALDGANDAADAINASADANDPEASNNRASHKGMGLVEDVKWIADNAYGVPADRVLFKEGFAESLATATELCNGVGTSVDDLAVVAVKSPATMTDNDSAAADERTVTLKKVEPHFGAGVVQVNLTTSLTTPMPKIV, from the coding sequence ATGGCATTGATTGATCAATTCACGACCCAGTACGGGCTGGTCCAGAAAATCGACGCGTTCGGGTACCTCGATTATTTGGAAAACCACGCCGACGAACCGCGCAAGCGCGGGCAGGTCATTCTCGTCACTGCCGACACCCCGTTGAAGGCCTCGCGCGGCGAGGGCAAGACCACCACCACCATCGCGTTGATCGATGCGTTGCGTGCCCGTGGCATCGATGCGACCGCCGTGCTGCGCCAGCCGAGCATGGGCATCACCGCGGCCGGTTCCAAAGGTGGGGCCTCAGGCGGCGGCAAGTCCTCGCTTTCGCACCCTGAGCTGATCGACTGGGGGCTGTGCGGGGAGATGGCCGCCATCGAAAACGCGCAGAACCTGCTGGTTTCCTTCGCGGAGAAGGCCGTGGACGAGGGACGCATCGACACGATTCTGGTCCCGCGCGTCTCCGAAGTGCCGTCGCGCTCGCTGCGCCAGATCACCGTCGACCGCAATAAGGGCAACGTACCTGAGCGCGTCGTTTTGACCCCGACCTGCGAGTTGATGCAGATCGTCGTGCTTTCGCATTCCATGGATGAGATCGCCGAACGCGTCTCCAAGATGGTCGCCGGTACCAAGGAAGGCAGCCCCGTTACCTTCGGAGAGTTCATCGATTTGTGGCGCATCACCGGCATCCTTGCCGACGCGGTGAAGCCCGCCAAGACCGAGACGGTCAACGGTTCGCCCGTCTACGTGCACTGCGGTCCGTTCGCCAACGTGTCGCTGGGCATCCCCAGCCTGATTTCCGTTGAGATGGCCTGCGCCCTGCATGACGTGGTGGTGGTTGAGGCCGGGTACGGTGCCGACGCCGGCGCACAAAAATGGCTCGATATCGCTTGTCGCGAGTATGGAGCGCAATGGCCCGCCGCCGCCGTGGTGGTCACCCGCGCCTCGACCTGGCGCGACGACCCGAAGCTCGCCTGGCGCTATCCCTTCCATGTCCATCGCCTTGAAAGCCTTGGCATTCCCACCTTCCCGTTGGTCAACCTCTGGGACGGCGAGGACGATCAGATCGCTTCACTGCGCGATACGGCCAAATCGCTCGACTTCCGTGAGCCCATTATCGGCAATCTCTTCCGCGACGGCGGCGAGGCGCTAGCCCCGCAGCTCGATGCGTTTGTGGGTGCGCTTGATGGCGCGAATGATGCCGCCGACGCGATCAACGCATCTGCCGATGCCAACGATCCTGAAGCGAGCAATAACCGTGCCAGCCACAAGGGCATGGGCCTGGTCGAGGACGTGAAGTGGATTGCCGACAACGCTTACGGCGTGCCGGCTGACCGTGTGTTGTTCAAAGAAGGTTTTGCCGAATCCCTTGCCACCGCGACCGAGCTTTGCAACGGTGTCGGTACGAGCGTTGACGACCTTGCGGTGGTGGCAGTGAAGTCCCCGGCCACGATGACCGACAACGATTCCGCCGCAGCCGACGAGCGCACTGTCACGCTCAAAAAAGTCGAGCCGCATTTCGGCGCCGGCGTGGTGCAGGTCAATCTCACCACCTCGCTCACGACCCCGATGCCCAAGATCGTCTGA
- a CDS encoding glycosyltransferase family 2 protein → MAQTSSKTLTFVVPAFNMDTYLERCVSSLTANPDSDDIEVLIVDDGSSDGTPELADRLAAAKPGIIHVIHQKNKGHGGAVNTGIANAEGMYLKVVDADDWVGAASLGRLMDVMRRQRNASEPIDLFVTDYVYDKVGKRRKHIVKFDNVMDADKRLGWDDLKRFGITQYMIMHALIFRSDVLRKAQTQLPEHTFYVDFIYAYQPFPWVKSLMYISTPFYHYFIGRDGQSVQTDVMIRRVDQLVRVNRAMVAATPERKNVSDGLYRYMIHFLSIESVVASVFLILSRNPANYQIKRELWENLRAVSPQISRDVRRQLPARAINLPGSLGRWIIRKGYHIAENIIGFN, encoded by the coding sequence ATGGCACAAACTAGTTCGAAAACGCTCACCTTCGTGGTGCCCGCCTTCAATATGGACACCTACCTTGAGCGTTGTGTTTCATCGTTAACCGCAAACCCCGACAGCGATGACATCGAGGTGCTGATCGTCGATGACGGCTCGTCCGATGGCACGCCGGAACTCGCGGATCGCCTCGCCGCAGCAAAACCCGGAATCATCCACGTCATCCACCAGAAAAACAAAGGTCATGGCGGCGCGGTCAACACCGGCATCGCCAACGCCGAAGGCATGTATTTGAAGGTCGTCGACGCCGACGATTGGGTGGGTGCAGCCTCGCTTGGCCGGCTGATGGACGTCATGCGCCGGCAACGCAACGCCAGCGAACCGATCGATCTGTTCGTCACCGATTATGTCTACGACAAAGTCGGCAAGCGACGCAAGCACATCGTCAAATTCGACAACGTGATGGACGCGGACAAGCGTTTGGGCTGGGACGATCTCAAGCGTTTCGGCATCACACAATACATGATCATGCACGCACTCATCTTCCGCTCCGATGTTCTGCGCAAAGCCCAGACCCAGCTGCCCGAGCACACGTTCTATGTCGATTTCATCTACGCCTACCAGCCGTTCCCGTGGGTCAAATCGCTGATGTACATCAGCACGCCGTTCTACCACTATTTCATCGGACGCGACGGGCAGAGCGTGCAGACCGACGTGATGATCCGGCGCGTGGACCAGCTGGTGCGCGTCAACCGCGCCATGGTCGCCGCAACCCCCGAACGCAAGAACGTCTCCGACGGCCTCTACCGCTATATGATCCACTTTCTCTCCATCGAGAGTGTCGTCGCGAGCGTGTTTCTCATCCTCTCCCGCAACCCCGCGAACTACCAGATCAAGCGAGAACTCTGGGAGAACCTGCGTGCCGTTTCGCCGCAAATCTCGCGCGACGTTCGCCGCCAGCTGCCTGCACGCGCCATCAATCTGCCCGGTTCACTCGGTCGTTGGATCATCCGCAAGGGTTATCATATTGCGGAAAACATTATCGGATTCAACTAA
- a CDS encoding TetR/AcrR family transcriptional regulator, whose product MSNASRMTSYQRREQLITIGRGLFAAKGYEAVSVEEIAAAAKVSKPIVYEHFGGKEGLYAVIVDREMQKLTSTLIDALSAGDIHPRQIVERTALALLTYIEENSEGFNVLVRDSPTTDPAGSFSSLLGDVSLRVEEILTKAFKQHKLPAKGVPYYAQMLVGMTVFTGQYWAANQKKIDKEQLAAHIVNLAWYGLSRLEAKPKLRFESDLDAKDDGKNNKNKKDATKNNGDTDTVTDNKNDAKDANLNSGKDSGTGKHVDGNHHDSGNDQ is encoded by the coding sequence ATGTCGAATGCTTCCAGAATGACCTCGTACCAGCGACGCGAGCAGCTCATCACCATCGGTCGCGGGCTTTTCGCCGCCAAAGGCTACGAAGCGGTGAGCGTCGAGGAAATCGCGGCCGCCGCGAAGGTCTCGAAACCCATCGTCTACGAGCACTTCGGAGGCAAGGAAGGCCTTTATGCCGTCATCGTCGACCGTGAAATGCAGAAACTCACCAGCACGCTGATCGACGCGCTTTCCGCCGGCGACATCCATCCGCGCCAGATCGTGGAGCGCACGGCCCTGGCTCTGCTCACCTATATCGAGGAAAACTCGGAGGGTTTCAACGTGCTCGTGCGCGACTCCCCCACCACCGACCCGGCCGGCTCGTTCAGCTCGCTGTTGGGCGACGTGAGCCTGCGCGTCGAGGAAATCCTCACAAAGGCATTCAAACAGCATAAGCTGCCGGCCAAAGGCGTACCGTATTATGCGCAGATGCTCGTGGGGATGACCGTCTTCACCGGCCAGTATTGGGCCGCGAACCAGAAGAAGATCGACAAGGAACAGCTCGCCGCGCATATCGTCAACCTTGCCTGGTACGGCCTTTCGCGCCTCGAGGCCAAACCGAAACTGCGGTTCGAGAGCGATTTGGATGCCAAGGATGACGGTAAAAACAACAAGAACAAAAAGGATGCCACCAAAAACAATGGTGACACTGACACCGTAACTGATAACAAGAACGACGCCAAGGATGCCAATCTCAACAGCGGAAAAGACTCTGGCACGGGAAAGCACGTGGACGGCAATCACCACGATTCCGGCAACGATCAATAA